Proteins from one Mesorhizobium sp. M9A.F.Ca.ET.002.03.1.2 genomic window:
- a CDS encoding ABC transporter substrate-binding protein, translated as MKIGLVTVMTSLSVGAGLAEAAGVLTIGRREDSTTFDPIKTAQNIDFWVFSNVYDVLVRVDKSGSKLEPGLAESWTVSEDGLTYTLKLREAKFSDGSPLTAGDAAFSLLRIRDDEGSLWSDSYKVIDTAVASDDHTLVIKLKTPSAPFLSTLAMPGASIISQKGMETLGPDTYAESPIASGAFTVKEWRRGDRVILEKNPDFWEADRVKLDGVEWISVPDDNTRMLNVQAGQLDAAIFVPFSRVAELKKDSNLVVHMDESTREDHLLINHEKGALAKKEVRQALDMAIDKQAIVDTVTFGLGEVANSFIPKGALYHYAENLQRPFDPEKAKQMLADAGASDLELNYVVRAGDEIVEQTAVLLQQQLAKAGITVNIQKVDPSQEWDMLVAGDYDVGVNYWTNDILDPDQKTTFVVGHDTNMNYMTRYKNDKVKDLVTAARIEMDPAKREAMYIDIQKIAKDDVHWIDLYYSPYINVSRSNIENFDQNPLGRFFLEDTVKN; from the coding sequence ATGAAAATCGGCCTGGTCACCGTCATGACCAGCCTGTCTGTCGGCGCCGGCCTCGCCGAAGCGGCGGGCGTGCTTACCATCGGCCGGCGTGAGGATTCGACCACCTTCGACCCGATCAAGACGGCGCAGAACATCGACTTCTGGGTTTTCTCGAACGTCTATGATGTGCTTGTCCGCGTCGATAAGAGCGGCTCCAAGCTGGAGCCCGGCCTTGCCGAAAGCTGGACGGTTTCGGAGGACGGGCTAACCTACACGCTGAAGCTGCGCGAGGCGAAGTTCTCCGACGGATCGCCGCTCACGGCAGGCGATGCCGCTTTCAGTCTGCTGCGCATCCGCGACGACGAGGGCTCTCTGTGGAGCGATTCCTACAAGGTCATCGACACTGCCGTGGCGAGCGACGATCATACTCTGGTGATCAAGCTGAAGACACCGTCGGCGCCTTTCCTGTCGACGCTGGCAATGCCTGGCGCGTCCATCATCTCGCAGAAGGGTATGGAGACGCTCGGACCTGATACCTATGCCGAAAGCCCCATCGCCTCAGGCGCGTTCACGGTCAAGGAATGGCGGCGCGGTGACCGCGTCATACTGGAAAAGAACCCGGACTTTTGGGAAGCCGACCGTGTCAAGCTCGATGGCGTCGAGTGGATCTCTGTGCCGGATGACAACACCCGCATGCTCAACGTGCAAGCCGGCCAGCTCGATGCCGCGATCTTCGTGCCGTTCTCGCGCGTCGCGGAGTTGAAGAAGGATTCGAACCTCGTCGTCCACATGGATGAGTCGACGCGCGAGGACCATCTGCTCATCAATCATGAAAAGGGCGCGCTGGCAAAGAAGGAAGTCCGCCAGGCGCTGGATATGGCAATCGACAAGCAGGCAATTGTCGACACCGTCACCTTCGGCTTGGGGGAGGTCGCCAATTCCTTCATCCCGAAGGGCGCACTGTATCACTACGCCGAAAATCTGCAGCGTCCATTTGATCCTGAAAAGGCCAAGCAGATGCTGGCCGACGCAGGCGCCTCCGACCTCGAGCTGAACTATGTGGTGCGTGCCGGCGACGAGATCGTCGAACAGACCGCCGTCCTTTTGCAGCAGCAGTTGGCCAAGGCAGGCATCACCGTCAACATCCAGAAAGTCGACCCCAGCCAGGAATGGGACATGCTGGTCGCTGGCGACTACGACGTTGGCGTCAACTACTGGACGAACGACATTCTCGATCCGGATCAGAAGACCACTTTCGTCGTGGGGCACGACACCAACATGAACTACATGACGCGCTACAAGAACGACAAGGTGAAGGACCTCGTCACGGCAGCCCGCATCGAGATGGATCCGGCAAAGCGCGAGGCGATGTATATCGACATCCAGAAGATCGCCAAGGACGACGTCCACTGGATCGACCTCTACTACAGCCCCTACATCAATGTTTCGCGCAGCAACATCGAGAACTTCGACCAGAACCCACTTGGCCGCTTCTTCCTCGAAGACACAGTCAAGAACTGA
- a CDS encoding ABC transporter ATP-binding protein has product MSAALLCVRDLSVAVQDGAGSRVLLDRISLDLGAGDVLGLVGESGSGKSLFCRALVRLLPSPKLRITGGAAFLEGRDLVTADEREMLKVRGGEIGMIFQNPTSHLDPVMRVGDQIAEGIRYHQGLSQRAAHAAAVEILAQVGFADPNRQYNGYPHEFSGGMRQRAMIGVALSSNPKILIADEPTTALDVTIQAQILRLLLDIRDRRGLSVILISHDLGVVAQTCDRIAVMRNGELVEQGDKRSLLAAPQHPYTKALIESHPSMPGEGVATTAIAQPEPALRPLLEIDDLHVRFPSGAGLFAAGPKTISAVKGVSLRILPGETVGIVGESGSGKSTLARAVLGLTPLSSGHISFDGVDLGQNRAKALQKLRSEAAMVFQDPFNALNPRLTIGEMVAEVLHVHGKAAADIPARIGELLDLVGLEREFADRKPRSMSGGQCQRAGIARALAVEPRMIIADECVAALDVTIQAQIIDLFRALTARMSLTLLFIAHDLAIVRNLCERVVVMYRGEIVEEGRSADVFARPQHAYTASLIRAIPDIDPDKPLRADLLSPRVAEPGSGRVSDRPSAAFNW; this is encoded by the coding sequence ATGAGTGCGGCGCTGCTCTGCGTCCGCGACCTTAGCGTCGCTGTGCAGGATGGCGCAGGGAGCCGCGTTCTGCTCGACCGGATTTCCCTCGATCTCGGCGCGGGCGACGTGTTGGGCCTGGTTGGCGAGAGCGGTTCGGGCAAGAGCCTGTTCTGCCGGGCTTTGGTACGGCTGCTGCCGTCGCCGAAGCTCCGGATCACTGGCGGCGCCGCCTTTCTCGAAGGCCGTGATCTTGTCACCGCCGACGAGCGCGAAATGCTGAAAGTACGCGGCGGCGAGATCGGCATGATCTTCCAGAACCCGACCAGCCATCTCGATCCGGTCATGCGCGTCGGCGACCAGATAGCCGAAGGCATCCGCTATCACCAGGGCCTCAGCCAGCGTGCCGCCCACGCTGCCGCCGTCGAGATCCTGGCGCAGGTCGGCTTTGCTGACCCAAATCGCCAGTATAACGGCTATCCGCACGAATTCTCCGGCGGCATGCGCCAGCGCGCAATGATCGGCGTCGCATTGTCCAGCAATCCGAAAATTCTGATCGCCGACGAACCGACAACCGCCCTCGACGTCACGATTCAGGCACAGATCCTGCGGCTGCTGCTCGACATTCGCGACCGGCGCGGCCTGTCGGTCATCCTGATCAGTCACGATCTCGGGGTCGTGGCGCAAACCTGCGATCGCATCGCCGTGATGCGGAATGGCGAACTGGTGGAGCAGGGCGACAAGCGCTCGCTGCTGGCTGCGCCGCAGCATCCCTATACCAAGGCGCTGATCGAAAGCCATCCGTCCATGCCCGGCGAAGGTGTGGCGACCACAGCGATCGCGCAGCCCGAACCGGCGCTCAGGCCACTGCTGGAGATCGACGACCTGCACGTCCGTTTCCCCAGCGGCGCCGGCCTGTTCGCGGCAGGCCCGAAGACGATTTCGGCCGTCAAGGGCGTCAGCCTGCGCATCCTGCCCGGCGAGACAGTCGGCATTGTCGGCGAATCCGGCAGCGGCAAGAGCACGCTTGCCCGCGCTGTTCTCGGCCTGACGCCGCTATCGTCCGGCCACATCAGTTTCGATGGGGTCGATCTCGGCCAAAACCGTGCCAAGGCGCTGCAAAAACTGCGGAGCGAGGCCGCAATGGTGTTCCAGGACCCGTTCAACGCGCTGAACCCGCGGCTGACCATCGGCGAAATGGTGGCCGAGGTGCTGCACGTCCACGGCAAGGCAGCAGCGGACATACCGGCGCGCATCGGCGAGTTGCTCGACCTGGTCGGGTTGGAGCGAGAATTCGCCGACCGCAAGCCGCGCAGCATGAGCGGCGGCCAGTGCCAGCGTGCCGGCATTGCGCGGGCGCTCGCAGTTGAACCGCGCATGATCATCGCCGACGAATGCGTGGCCGCTCTCGACGTTACCATCCAGGCTCAGATCATCGACCTGTTTCGTGCGCTGACGGCCAGGATGTCGCTGACGCTGCTGTTCATCGCGCACGATCTCGCGATCGTTCGCAATCTGTGCGAGCGCGTCGTGGTCATGTATCGCGGCGAGATCGTCGAGGAAGGGCGCAGCGCCGATGTCTTTGCGCGACCGCAGCATGCCTACACCGCTTCCTTGATCCGCGCTATCCCCGATATCGATCCGGACAAGCCCTTGCGCGCGGATCTCCTTTCGCCACGTGTCGCCGAGCCTGGATCGGGTCGCGTGTCCGATCGACCGTCAGCAGCATTCAACTGGTAG
- a CDS encoding ABC transporter permease gives MSWRRLFGGRTTLAAGIAVLGLFLVLAVFAPFIAPYDPIFQDAAARLQAPSPAHPLGTDNFGRDILSRVIWGARIDLQIAVIGVVFPFIIGTTLGTIAGFFGGIVDVIFMRIVDVVLAFPFLVLMLSIIAILGPGLGSFYIAMALVGWVSYARLIRAQILVLKNSDYAVAAISLGFSRSRVMFRHLLPNAAAGSLVFVMSDAVLVLLNGAAISYLGLGVQPPVAEWGVMVADGQSFITTAWWITLFPGLSIVLLAFGFSLMGDALADLMGVHE, from the coding sequence TTGTCATGGCGCCGGCTGTTCGGCGGACGAACCACGCTCGCCGCCGGAATAGCCGTGCTCGGCCTGTTCCTCGTGCTGGCGGTGTTTGCACCCTTCATCGCGCCCTACGACCCGATCTTCCAGGACGCCGCAGCGCGGCTGCAGGCTCCCTCGCCGGCGCACCCGCTAGGCACCGACAATTTCGGCCGCGACATTCTTTCCCGGGTCATCTGGGGTGCGCGCATCGACCTGCAGATTGCGGTGATCGGCGTGGTGTTCCCTTTCATCATAGGCACCACGTTGGGAACCATCGCCGGCTTCTTCGGCGGCATTGTCGATGTCATCTTCATGAGAATAGTCGACGTCGTCCTTGCCTTCCCATTCCTCGTCCTGATGTTATCGATCATCGCTATTCTGGGTCCGGGCCTTGGCAGTTTCTATATCGCCATGGCGCTGGTGGGCTGGGTATCCTATGCGCGGCTCATCCGCGCGCAGATCCTGGTGCTTAAGAACAGCGACTACGCCGTCGCCGCTATCAGCCTCGGCTTCAGCCGCAGCCGCGTCATGTTCCGCCATTTGCTGCCCAATGCGGCGGCGGGCTCGCTCGTCTTTGTCATGTCTGACGCGGTGCTGGTGCTGCTCAACGGCGCTGCGATCAGCTATCTCGGGCTTGGTGTCCAGCCGCCCGTCGCCGAATGGGGCGTCATGGTCGCGGACGGGCAATCATTCATCACCACGGCCTGGTGGATCACTTTGTTCCCCGGCCTTTCCATCGTGCTGTTGGCATTCGGCTTCAGCCTGATGGGCGACGCGTTGGCTGACCTGATGGGCGTGCACGAATGA
- a CDS encoding ABC transporter permease, translating to MNRYRFVLYRPLQFLPVLLGISIITFVLVRLIPGDPARVLLGSRATPTAIASIRAQYGLDEPLWVQYFYFIGNLGQGEMGKSILYKIDVLRLIATRLEPTLALVLSSVVLSILIAVPLAALAARNRTRLPDHAVRIVSTLGIGFPPFWLALMLIILFSVRFGIFPVSGYGDSLTDKLYHLALPSLTVALSLSAVLTRSLRAAMVQALESDVATAARARGMPESIVFWRHVLPNSLVPTVNLLAVNIGWLIGGTVVVESVFALPGMGQLLVRAIFSRDYMVVQGVAMVFACATVLVNFLADIVTVAVDPRVKL from the coding sequence ATGAACCGGTATAGGTTCGTTCTCTACCGCCCCCTCCAATTCCTGCCGGTGCTGCTAGGCATCAGCATCATCACCTTCGTGCTCGTCCGCCTCATCCCCGGCGATCCTGCACGCGTCCTGCTCGGCTCGCGCGCCACCCCGACGGCCATCGCCAGCATTCGCGCGCAATATGGCCTCGATGAGCCGCTTTGGGTGCAGTACTTCTACTTCATCGGCAATCTCGGCCAGGGCGAGATGGGCAAGTCGATCCTCTACAAGATCGACGTGCTGCGGCTGATCGCGACGCGACTGGAACCGACCCTGGCGCTTGTGCTTTCGAGCGTGGTGCTGTCGATCCTGATCGCCGTGCCGCTGGCGGCGCTCGCGGCCCGGAACCGGACACGCCTCCCCGATCACGCCGTACGCATCGTCTCCACGCTCGGCATCGGCTTTCCGCCGTTCTGGTTGGCGTTGATGCTGATCATCCTGTTCAGCGTCAGGTTCGGCATTTTTCCCGTGTCTGGTTACGGCGACAGCCTCACCGACAAACTCTACCATCTCGCTTTGCCCAGCCTCACGGTCGCCTTGTCGCTCTCCGCAGTCCTGACCCGCAGCCTTCGCGCGGCGATGGTACAGGCGCTCGAATCCGACGTCGCCACCGCGGCGCGAGCGCGCGGCATGCCGGAGAGTATCGTGTTTTGGCGTCATGTCCTGCCCAACTCGCTGGTGCCGACGGTCAATCTTCTCGCCGTCAACATCGGCTGGCTGATCGGCGGAACGGTGGTGGTCGAGAGCGTCTTCGCGCTGCCAGGCATGGGGCAATTGCTGGTGCGCGCGATATTCTCGCGTGACTACATGGTCGTGCAGGGCGTCGCCATGGTGTTCGCCTGCGCCACGGTGCTGGTGAACTTCCTGGCCGACATCGTCACCGTCGCCGTCGATCCGAGGGTGAAGCTGTGA
- a CDS encoding proline iminopeptidase-family hydrolase, translated as MWREMTPDDRIEVTVDGFRVVAYSFGSGSETVFCLNGGPGLPCDYLRESHSCLVDQGYRVVAFDQLGTGASERPEDATLWTISRYVEETETVRKALGLGRVHMLGHSWGGWLAIEYALSYHDNLRTLILEDTVADMPHLIVELERLRAALGSETVAMMQKHEAQGTFDHPEYAAAVTILNYRHVCRLPDWPPPVRRSLDDWNMGPYTAMQGPNEFLYIGNLKDWNRVPDLPKITVPVLITHGEYDELTPACGLRMKVGLPNAELRIIANASHMPFYENPEVYYPILTEFLSRHRTGRCI; from the coding sequence ATGTGGCGCGAGATGACGCCGGACGACCGCATTGAAGTGACCGTCGACGGTTTTCGCGTGGTCGCCTACAGCTTCGGCAGCGGGAGCGAGACGGTGTTTTGCCTGAATGGCGGGCCCGGCTTGCCGTGCGACTATCTGCGCGAGTCGCATTCGTGCCTGGTGGATCAGGGTTATCGCGTCGTGGCCTTCGATCAGCTCGGCACCGGCGCATCGGAAAGACCCGAGGACGCCACGCTATGGACAATCAGCCGCTATGTCGAGGAGACCGAAACCGTGCGCAAGGCGCTTGGCCTTGGCAGGGTTCATATGCTCGGCCACTCCTGGGGCGGCTGGTTGGCGATCGAATATGCGCTGAGCTATCACGACAATCTGCGCACGCTCATTCTCGAGGACACGGTCGCGGACATGCCGCATCTGATCGTCGAGCTGGAGCGGCTACGCGCCGCGCTCGGCTCTGAAACGGTGGCGATGATGCAGAAGCACGAGGCGCAGGGTACGTTTGACCATCCCGAATACGCTGCCGCCGTGACCATTCTCAATTACCGCCATGTCTGCCGGTTGCCCGACTGGCCGCCGCCGGTGCGGCGATCGCTCGACGATTGGAACATGGGTCCCTACACCGCCATGCAAGGTCCCAATGAATTTCTCTACATCGGCAACCTGAAGGACTGGAACCGGGTGCCCGACCTGCCCAAGATCACCGTTCCGGTGCTGATCACGCATGGCGAATATGACGAACTGACGCCGGCCTGCGGCCTGCGCATGAAAGTGGGCCTGCCCAATGCCGAGCTCAGGATCATCGCAAACGCCAGCCACATGCCTTTCTACGAGAACCCGGAGGTGTATTATCCTATCCTGACCGAATTCCTGTCGAGGCACAGGACCGGCCGATGTATCTGA
- a CDS encoding LuxR family transcriptional regulator gives MLDEISPLRQRFDSQDSLEGQVDEIYQRAKGLGFDGLVYDYTPVPFDLDGSLNIPSLLKLRNMAEDMHDYWCVRGYFRIDPVQILATRTSAPFFWSYDADAETRIKCFLTEETAPVARYLREREVLSGVTVPIHMPHGDYATVTAVRFGRRAGDEQDALRHIADFSLLAHVFHEAAFSLFDDDSMRSAGAARLTERERECLRYSAQGLSAKEIARIINRAVPTVVLHLNSAAKKLGARNRTQAVVRASHYRLLEH, from the coding sequence ATGCTCGACGAAATCTCACCGTTGCGGCAGCGCTTCGACAGCCAAGATAGCTTGGAAGGCCAGGTCGACGAGATCTATCAGAGGGCAAAGGGGCTCGGCTTCGACGGCCTGGTCTACGACTACACGCCGGTGCCGTTCGACCTCGACGGAAGCCTCAATATTCCATCGCTGCTCAAGCTACGAAACATGGCCGAGGACATGCACGACTACTGGTGCGTCCGCGGCTATTTCCGCATCGACCCGGTGCAGATCTTGGCGACGCGCACATCTGCTCCGTTCTTCTGGAGCTACGATGCAGATGCCGAGACCCGCATCAAGTGCTTTCTGACCGAGGAGACGGCTCCGGTCGCGCGCTACCTGCGCGAGCGGGAAGTTTTGAGCGGCGTCACAGTGCCGATCCACATGCCGCACGGCGACTACGCGACGGTCACGGCAGTGCGCTTCGGCCGACGAGCGGGCGACGAACAGGATGCGTTGCGCCATATTGCGGACTTCAGCCTGCTCGCTCACGTCTTTCACGAAGCCGCCTTCTCGCTGTTTGACGACGACTCCATGCGCTCAGCAGGGGCGGCGCGACTGACCGAGCGGGAGCGCGAATGCCTGCGTTATTCCGCGCAAGGACTTTCAGCCAAGGAAATCGCGCGCATCATCAACAGGGCCGTACCGACGGTGGTGCTGCATCTTAACAGCGCGGCGAAAAAGCTCGGCGCTAGGAACCGCACGCAAGCGGTGGTTAGGGCCTCGCACTACCGGCTGCTGGAGCACTGA
- a CDS encoding Thivi_2564 family membrane protein, protein MASTPLIGILITFLVIILVLYLVNRLPLDGRTRQIARVIVIIIGIISLLKYLAVF, encoded by the coding sequence ATGGCCAGCACACCTTTGATCGGTATTCTGATCACCTTCCTTGTCATCATTCTGGTGTTGTATCTCGTAAACCGATTGCCGCTTGACGGTCGTACCCGCCAGATCGCCCGGGTTATCGTGATCATCATCGGCATCATTTCATTGCTGAAATACCTCGCGGTGTTTTAA
- a CDS encoding IS6 family transposase (programmed frameshift), giving the protein MFKGRHFDQSVILLCVRWYLAYNLSLRDLEEMMAERGLRVDHSTVHRWVVRFAPQLLERFNRRKRTVTGKWHMDETYIKVGRRWMYLCRAIYSVGDTVEFLFSEHRDLRAAKRFFRKALERHGRPQRIVIDGSQTNREAIITCDGESRLRDRSRRSSKPIRIRRSQYLNNRIEQDHRRIKRRIRSMLGFKSQASAANILSGIEMIHMMRKRQARYPYNPSPSIAEQFEILAA; this is encoded by the exons ATGTTCAAGGGCCGCCATTTCGACCAGTCGGTGATCCTGCTGTGCGTACGCTGGTACCTCGCCTACAATCTGAGCCTGCGCGATCTGGAAGAGATGATGGCGGAACGTGGCCTGAGGGTCGATCACTCCACCGTGCATCGCTGGGTCGTCCGCTTCGCACCGCAGCTGCTGGAGCGTTTCAACCGGCGCAAGCGGACCGTCACAGGCA AGTGGCACATGGATGAGACCTACATCAAGGTCGGCCGCCGCTGGATGTATCTGTGTCGCGCCATCTACAGCGTGGGCGACACGGTCGAGTTCTTGTTCAGCGAACACCGTGACCTGCGGGCGGCGAAACGCTTCTTCAGAAAGGCGCTGGAGCGCCATGGCCGGCCCCAGCGCATCGTCATCGACGGCAGCCAGACCAATCGGGAGGCAATCATCACCTGCGACGGTGAAAGCCGGCTGCGGGATCGCTCGCGGCGTTCCTCGAAACCGATCCGCATTCGGCGGAGCCAGTATCTCAACAACCGGATCGAGCAGGACCACCGGCGCATCAAGCGCCGCATCCGATCAATGCTCGGCTTCAAGTCCCAGGCGAGCGCCGCAAACATCCTGTCCGGCATCGAGATGATCCACATGATGCGCAAGCGACAGGCGAGGTATCCCTACAATCCCAGCCCGTCGATCGCCGAACAGTTCGAAATCCTCGCCGCCTGA
- a CDS encoding DUF4238 domain-containing protein — MAENKNQHFVPRVHLSPFSVCAEGKAIHLFNLDRNQSFFDAPVKNQCSRDYFYGQDPRLETAIQTVEGHYGDCVSSLLKPRAVIKDLHATILRRFAYLQHVRTEAAARRSAEFAFAATSVKGADFEQPSFKEAVKSAVISAMHHYAKTMSVVDDLKVRVVRNLTSVPFLTSDDPAALANRWHQQHRHAQHRSFGISSAGALLFLPLSPTLLAVLLDGDVYQAEHVGGWIDVSNTADILACNHQQVLNCAANLYFGERSSGDDVQAIAISVAHLRPPSRFDVVMAVADGRTETHTHYAVVDAPDAREHDDVLIHVRTVRPVPPTWPSFLKFRNNRFVFTNDTGAGFRRRRTATSSLWGSPPWRKVRG; from the coding sequence ATGGCGGAGAACAAGAACCAGCACTTTGTTCCCCGGGTACATCTATCGCCCTTCAGCGTGTGTGCCGAAGGCAAAGCCATTCACCTGTTTAACCTTGATCGCAACCAATCATTCTTCGATGCCCCGGTGAAGAATCAGTGTTCCAGGGATTACTTCTACGGGCAGGACCCAAGGCTCGAAACCGCAATCCAGACCGTCGAGGGACACTATGGCGACTGCGTTTCGTCGTTGCTCAAGCCACGTGCGGTCATCAAGGATCTTCATGCCACAATCCTCAGGCGTTTCGCCTACCTGCAGCATGTCCGCACAGAAGCCGCCGCGCGTCGATCCGCGGAGTTTGCTTTCGCTGCCACGTCAGTCAAAGGTGCGGACTTCGAACAACCGTCTTTCAAGGAGGCCGTCAAAAGTGCGGTGATCTCGGCGATGCATCACTACGCCAAAACGATGAGCGTCGTAGACGATCTAAAGGTGCGGGTTGTTCGCAACCTTACCTCGGTGCCGTTTCTCACATCAGATGACCCTGCTGCTCTCGCCAACCGCTGGCATCAACAGCACAGGCATGCGCAGCACAGATCTTTTGGAATCTCCAGCGCAGGTGCGCTTCTCTTCCTGCCGCTTTCGCCAACGCTGTTGGCTGTTCTCCTGGATGGCGACGTCTATCAAGCCGAGCACGTCGGTGGCTGGATCGATGTGTCAAATACGGCGGACATTCTTGCGTGCAACCACCAGCAGGTACTGAACTGCGCGGCAAATCTGTACTTTGGCGAGCGTAGCTCTGGGGATGATGTGCAAGCTATAGCGATCTCAGTTGCGCATCTGCGACCCCCGAGTCGGTTTGACGTGGTTATGGCGGTAGCCGACGGCAGAACCGAAACTCATACTCACTACGCAGTCGTAGATGCCCCCGACGCTCGGGAGCATGACGACGTGCTTATCCACGTGAGAACTGTCAGGCCGGTTCCGCCAACGTGGCCCTCGTTCCTGAAGTTTCGAAACAATCGTTTCGTCTTCACCAACGATACGGGCGCAGGCTTCCGCCGTCGGAGGACTGCGACGTCAAGTCTTTGGGGTAGTCCGCCTTGGCGGAAGGTTCGAGGCTAA
- a CDS encoding cupin-like domain-containing protein gives MLQTAPPDLSYVCPDVRFREIGCIPIIGMKCAAELMETPWVSRDVSALDELAALLTPQRIAARHGTRLVTLEHKERWRNLRAQQRLGDYLAGLDTTEFYLRQSDASFVDIAHRLPVSPRSREPAYFDNIWIGPPGTVQTFHQDNHNDYVTNHNYFIQLFGWKYVAVCHPRDTFALTDGATVRGHHCDASPTDPNVWQRVPSLRHAIVGPCDLLHIPPSYWHYVQSLSVSISVSRWWFDNHLAEIIYSVGQERWERPAIVVADTRTFLADLEEFGGASALKRVLLQLAPIARFAIITAFSEFYGKGVFDYV, from the coding sequence ATGTTGCAGACGGCTCCTCCAGACTTGTCATACGTTTGTCCCGATGTGAGATTTCGGGAAATAGGTTGCATCCCCATCATCGGAATGAAGTGCGCAGCAGAGCTGATGGAAACTCCCTGGGTGTCGCGAGACGTTTCCGCTCTGGATGAACTTGCTGCCCTCCTCACACCCCAGCGTATCGCGGCACGGCATGGGACGCGCTTGGTCACGCTCGAGCATAAGGAACGATGGCGGAACCTCCGGGCGCAACAGAGATTGGGCGATTATCTCGCTGGTCTCGACACAACTGAATTTTATCTCAGGCAGAGTGACGCGTCCTTCGTCGACATCGCGCATCGATTGCCTGTTTCACCTCGATCACGCGAGCCGGCATACTTCGACAACATATGGATCGGTCCGCCAGGAACGGTGCAAACCTTTCATCAAGATAACCACAACGACTACGTCACGAACCATAATTACTTCATTCAGTTGTTTGGGTGGAAATATGTTGCAGTCTGCCACCCACGGGATACCTTCGCGCTCACGGACGGCGCCACAGTGCGAGGGCACCATTGCGATGCCTCGCCGACGGACCCCAATGTCTGGCAACGCGTGCCGTCGTTACGTCATGCAATCGTCGGTCCATGCGACCTCCTGCATATCCCTCCCAGTTACTGGCATTACGTCCAATCCCTCTCAGTTAGCATTTCGGTGTCGCGTTGGTGGTTCGATAACCACTTGGCAGAGATCATTTACAGCGTTGGGCAAGAGCGTTGGGAGCGTCCTGCAATCGTTGTGGCGGATACTAGGACATTCTTGGCTGACCTTGAAGAGTTTGGCGGCGCTTCTGCTTTGAAGCGTGTCCTTTTGCAATTGGCTCCCATCGCAAGATTTGCAATTATAACGGCGTTCAGTGAATTCTATGGCAAAGGAGTTTTCGACTATGTCTGA
- a CDS encoding AlpA family phage regulatory protein: protein MRTVRRSQLREIVPLSDTTVYEMEQRGEFPRRFNLTARCVVWDLAEVEAWIEERRNASSVGKIKTKPAPDVRLRKARPVKSDQG, encoded by the coding sequence GTGCGAACTGTTCGCCGGTCGCAGCTGCGAGAAATCGTTCCCCTGTCTGATACGACCGTCTATGAGATGGAACAGCGTGGCGAGTTCCCACGACGCTTCAATCTCACCGCCCGCTGTGTTGTTTGGGACTTGGCAGAAGTCGAAGCGTGGATCGAGGAGCGGCGGAATGCGTCATCTGTCGGAAAAATCAAGACCAAGCCTGCGCCTGACGTAAGACTACGAAAGGCAAGACCCGTCAAATCGGATCAAGGATAA